ttaaaaaaactcgtcaaaatatttttttatttataaatttttcgttattCGAGAACCATTGTGAGGAAGCATTTTAATGAGCGATGTTATTCCATTGTAACTATAGTTACATGAAGTTTAtgcataatgtaatttttctgtaCATGCATATACTCGTTTTTATTGCGATCTTATTATATCGTAGTAAGATGTATATCAGTGCACAActatcaattttcattaacaagttcttttattaatagctCATATCAATAATCTTTCTTACTATTTCACAATAAAAATGAACGTTAATTTAAACCGTAGCAGTCATCGATTATTCTGATAACCTTAAttcttatcaaataatttcattaatttaattcatttcatttaatttgtaaaattatatttcatttttaatacacaCCTTTTTTCCAGACTCTTACTATCCATCACGATCATTCGTATTTGTTGTTAATTTTCATTACTACGTTTAcaagtatataaaagttatcaaAGGATTCATTACAtcatatactttaatatttttagaaagtatttatatgattgtacatttttaaatattgtatatagtataatataaatgttgtaaattaattgtagTCGACACAATAAACTTTAGAGAAAAAATGCACAGGACACAAATGTCCCGAGGTGTATGTTAAATGTTGAATAAATACaacgatatttattatatataaataaaattatattgtatttaactCATAAAAccctaatattaaaaaattgtaaattacgcAGTAATACTTGTTTAAATTACAGGTTGTACAAGAATATGAAAGAGCCGTTATATTTCGATTGGGACGTCTCCTATCGGGCGGTGCTAAGGGTCCCGGTAAGATAAACGTCGATACGTTACAAACCACTTGTTTCAGAAAGAATATAATCTGTGTTTTATACTTATCAAGATACATACATCATTTATAATTACgctattataaaagaaaactccACATTTTACTTGATGTATGACTAGACTTGaagataaataagaataagaaaTTCGGATATAGGTAATGTTAATAGTGTTTATGATAGATTTTCACGAggtatctttttttacattacacaATATTTCAACGCTTAATACGATTTATTATCGATTATCAAAGCAATTAATTGTGTTTATGCTTATAGGAATCTTTTTCATCCTACCATGTGTGGACAATTACGCGCGCGTTGATTTGCGAACACGAACATATGATGTGCCACCACAAGAGGTAATTGCACGTAATCATTCTCATTATAATCATTACTTATATTCTTTGATGCTTTCaacattgaatataaaatgtcattataacataaattaatttttttattaaaaatatatgtaaaatatagaaattatgaaaagatatattcaataaattaaaaaattaagaaagtatataaaacacaaataagaaaatatgttaaatacatTACATGTAGAAAATTGATGTATGTAAGAGATTATCTGCTTATTTACTCATGTTAGGTCTTGACGAAGGACAGCGTTACAGTTTCCGTTGATGCAGTAGTTTATTATCGCGTTAATAACGCGACCATTTCAATTGCGAATGTAGAAAACGCCCATCATAGTACGAGACTACTGGCTCAAACAACCTTGAGGAATACCATGGGGACACGACCTCTCCACGAAATATTGAGCGAGCGGGAAACAATCTCTGGAAACATGCAGGTACATGAGAAATTAAggttttacattttacttacTACATACATTAAGgggaagaaattaattaatatgtataatgatATTTTGATCGTGTTTCTATTAGGCTGCCCTAGACGAAGCCACTGATACGTGGGGAATAAAAGTAGAACGAGtcgaaatgtaaatatataaattacttgtCTAATATaatgacatatttaataaaatatatcttattattttattataatcaaggaaaagtaacaatttctttaaatatcaagagacacggcaATGGCTCACACCAAGTGATAACATCAATCTCCAAAGAGCTCAAGCCACATTTTggagaaatttgaaattaagattatgaagaaaaattgtaacaatagGCATcaagaaacataattttataatatattttagttagaAAATATggctaaaaaaatttctgcaatttttgtgaattttacttaaagttaaatattagaacttttatttctcagaaaaaaattgttactgaaattaagattaataagatttttgtaattaaattaatttaacttattttaaatagtgtttacaaattaaaaatttataatattggtattttccaaatataaaaaaactaaatctGATTAAATTGAGCAATACATTGTGACAAATTTTGTATGATGGTTTAATATCACaaccattttaattaattgcaatttttaaaatgattttacagTAAAGATGTACGATTACCTGTTCAACTGCAGCGAGCAATGGCGGCGGAAGCCGAAGCTGCACGTGAAGCACGCGCTAAAGTaagactttaattaattaatgtaaaaggCTCGCACGGCTCTCTTTTACGcgatgcaatattatttatgtgatGTTAGAAACGAGAAATGgcacttaataaattaatttctatacacgctttattttttagattttttttttaataatgtcatataataatttcatagtAATCTGAAACCTGTAAAATATAAGGCAACTGAGACGTTTGTCCGatgatatatatgttttaagattacaaaattatactaatcattatatttataaggaaaaattataaattatcttttataaaatacaaagctGTACCACAgttgtttttatattgtacaaaaaataaattactatatacatagtaatttattttttgtatgtctttctttgcttttttGCTTCTTGCTTCGTCATATAGGCAATATCGATCCGCGGGAAGAAacctgaaaaaaaatatttttatcatttaattaaatttataatattgagtatttttaatCTCTGATTATTTCACTAGGTGATTGCCGCAGAAGGAGAACAGAAGGCCAGCAGAGCTCTACGAGAAGCGTCGGAAGTCATCGGCGATTCACCAGCTGCTTTGCAACTCCGTTATTTGcaggtaatataaatattactgttaattaattttgtacatgtgctaatatattttgttttaaatgtgtatatatatatatatgaactaTTAATGTACTAAATGTACGTACAATTGAGACAACATAGTACAGTAATATATTGCCGCAGAAAACAGATATACATGTAACTGCTAACAtgtactatataaatataatgattttacatttatgttatattagtGTTTACTGAGATTATAATTgttagtatattattattgatcaCGAACATAATATCTGTTGTCATTGCTATCTTCGTACATTTcactttttcatatttttctttaattttagacACTGAATACGATATCAGCTGAGAAGAACTCTACCATTGTGTTCCCGCTACCAATTGATATGATGACATATTTCTTGAAAGCATTGCCAAAGGAATAATTGcgtgaaagaaagagagagaaaagaagaaattgtGCGCTTCGCAAGATATAATTACTAGAAAGAGGAATAACAATTTCCCCGAGGTTGTTTGGAGGGATTTTGTTTGGCGATTTATTCATATATCCGACACGCTTGCGTATTACATCTTAATGATAAAGAGTTGCCAATATTTGACCAATATCTgtgacaattttaaatttaacaggcTGTAAAGTGATTACTTACAAAACGTTGCATACACGATTGTGATTTTGTCGCACATAATTAACCCAAAGAGTTCTATACGGCTTAGACTgaaacacatatatttttggaaaCTCTTATaggattattttatacgtttacATGTTATAAGGAGTAGTATAGCAAAATttatagcatgtggaataattaatagaatataattgaatgacgtcaatttttacatacattcgATTCTGTTTTTAGCACGGCAATAATTTCACTTGCGTCAGAcatacatttgtaattaaaatttaaatagtgaaaaatacataatgaTTGAGAATCTTAATTAATCCGTTCATCACAAATCCCGTACTGCCACTAATGCCagatttatacaatatacgaTTGACCTTACGACGTTAATCAATCGATcagtataaacaaaatttatttagcacATTATTTCTTCAAGATAAATGTcaaaaagtttcttttatcTTATCCGTTTTGTAATATGCCACAACATTTTCATCTATTATTACTTAACaatcaacaataaaaattgtttaaatcttGCCTATTTCGCTTATGGTgctatataaattacattttatcaaataaaaaaattcatatttaacaatatctattctttgataattttcCACTTTGATCATGTGGTGCTATTTAAACGCTTACCactaatattgataatattgcCAAGAGCGCACTCAAGtgttaagaataattaattttacagtcgctatatagaaatataatatttatactttagcGGTCTGTGTGCATGTAATAATTGCTTGGTCCAACATCGGCAACTCTTGCTAgcgatatttatatacattgtttATTCAATCATCAATACTTTGATACTCTCACGGTTAtcttgtaaaaagaaaagaaaaaattatggaatatatatatatagacgaTCTCGAAGAACGTtcagtattatttattcaataaaatacaaaatttaattggatAAGTGGCTATTCGCTAAGAGCACatagaataattaaacaataatcaaATCATCGAAGAATAGTTGTGCATCTAATAACATTTTCGCTTAGTAAATTTGATCAGAAATATATCCTTTGACTTCttcattttatatctttattgtaAATACTTTCAATATTCGTAGTTAAGGGGGATCAAGTTGTCACGTGTTAGCATTAGATCTTcagatacaaattatatactaaattatatactaaattgaataaaacgatggaaaaattatattgcttcGTTTTAAAAGACTCATaaggaaaatttattgtaactgTGATGATTGTAGATTGTAAAACTGTAAGAttagtttatttaacataacatTCTTGAAGTGAACCAATCATCCTTTCACTTCCGCgtactttgaaaaaaaaattgtttaactgAACTCTCTACTTAATTgaatttctttagttcaaatatttgatgaatttaagttaaatataaaatacttgaactaaagaaatttttttaagtgggaaaatatagttaaattaataacattttcctcaatgtatatattttaaaagcgaGGGACAATATCCGATTCTCATtagaataaagaatatttcgaTTCGTGATGCGATAATACAAGAAAACGATTATAATATCGTTGTACGGTTAAGCGGTAAAATCGTGTtgtatttgacattttttcttCGATATCCGATAACtacatattataatcatacaatatcttgtaaaattgaccaagtatttaaaaaatttcataaaaaatatttagatatatattattttagaggaatatattctatttgtaTCTTTCCAGATAAACTgcaaagtttgtttttatacactctatttttctttgtggTGGAACTAACATACATCGAATCATTTTAGTGAgacgaaaattttaaaaggatcataactctaattaaaattataatctaaaatcaacattttttaaaagaattttgtagatCTCGAATATTCCTAAAATTTGGAAAGTCTTTAAAGTTTTGAAAGTATATCTTTTTTGATaacgttttataatatttcatgtacACAATccattctattttatatacaataatgttataaagttttaaaatgtttcagGTAttcaaactaaaaaaaaagatttctttgacttaacaatttttagagtttttagaatttatgattttaaataatacttaagaaaaattcaaaattgttttaataattgaattattcgaaagcttttacaaaaaaatttagttagacGCCCATcacttttcctttctttttattatatattaaaaacattatgaaCTTTTTTCACTATATTGATCacttttatgaataattattatatatatatatatataatgtaatatagtaTAATGTATCGATGTATATCTCTtgtacgtgtatatatatatatataggatgTGCTGccgttaaatttaaaagaatttcagaggataaaaaatttagatgaGAGTAACTTGATTGCTTGAATGAATGTTAAagtatgataatttttaaataataaacaagtcACTCATTTACAAGTCTTCACGTGCGAACATAACAATAGAATAACTAAAAATGTAGTGTAAACGAAGATCAACGCTAGTGAATGATCAActttaattagtattatttaaaagttgtaTCTCTTCAATATTACATTCCAACATTATAATTACTCTCATCTCGACTGATGCttctcattattattatctttcattaaattcttttgaaCTTAATGAGATGCAacctgtatatattatatgtatacataatgtatacatttatacacgtataatatatacacatatatgtatacgcatATATGTGCGTGTTTTGTCATTATATGaacattattaaagttttgtgCTTTCTAAGAGTAAGATGGAGGAAGTTatctctaattttattaaatgtataaatgcaTGTACACATCTATAACGTTCATTTAAGTTACATTATATCCCTCTCCCCTCTTTAATCAGTCTACCAATCTGCAGACGTTAATAATACAAAGTTTGTGAAAATCATAAATGttgtaattgtaaattctACCGCTATTGTTCTATgtaattaatcgattaattacTATAGcacgataatttttatgacgACAATCCTTACCGTCccattttttatagtttgttttatcgattattttatttcgtcatCGATTTCATATAAGTACACATCtactaaaaatttgaaaaaaacgtgttTCTTTTCTCAGATTCGATCTTGTACAGAAATGTACGTAATgtgaatgtaaaaaaaagaatgttcaTGCAAGTTGAGAAAGATATGCGTActttttgatttatatatgaCAGCACATTTATATAAGTTATGTAAGTTGCTTTTATGCAAACTCTTCATTCGTCGACATCGACAtggttatacaaaaaatatgtgtgttaaaaattacgaaataaaaattggaattCCGTAAACTTATGCTTTAGTATTTTGATTATAATggaatagtttttattttaattttgttgtgcATGGTTGTTGCACGTAATTGAGACAAAAACCTCTGTTTCCAACATCGCCAGGTCCCTCGGTGCTATCCGtgtgaaaaattaatctaaacgGCTTTACGGTGCctgaaaaagtaaataaaaagaaatgatataaaatcattatttaaagattttatcatttataaatataaatataatcttttaaactCCGAAAATCTTCCAAATTaagtatgtttatatttaattaaataatttttttaaataactttacttTTCTTGGATCCTTTTTATTTCCTAAGTTAAAACAGAGAAATACTCACTGATAACAGACGACCCATTCAAGTTCTGGGTTTCAGAGTTAAAAGTACCGCCACACAATCGATCAATGCATGTTAATGACACTGAGGGTAACCGACCAAGATTTGTAGCACACGGTATTGACAGCCAATCGGTCATACAAGCCGTTCCTGTCATCGACACTATTTGTGTAGCCTGGGTATTACCCGTTAATGTGAATGCATTACTACGCATTACTTGCCCCGTTGTAATGCCTAATGTAGGCATCATCCCTTGAGCTACaaacacatataaaatacttgaattgaataaaatctacttaaatatttttaaattttatttatgagaatattaaagtacattgtatttcaagatttctctataaaaagttaaaagaaaattaattaagtctaaattaataaatcttaaaatgttttattttttatatatttaaaaacctaattttttcttatttatacataatatatacataattcttatttatatacatatacatattatatttataataattatatatatatatatatatatatatatatatatacatatgtatatttcttatataccATCGTCAAGACACGCCATGTACTGGATACCACAAAAGTTTCTTTCCATCCTAATGCATATACTATAATCTTGATTCGACAATTGTAGTCCAGTCGTGGGATCATAATTGAAGGACTTTATTTGGCCGGAAACTCCGGTGAAATACTGAAGACAACCCTCTTCAGCTCGATATATTGTACTGCAAGGTATCTGTGAAATTCGAACCTTCCACGATCGGGAATAAGAGTTTCCGCTTGTGACAAAGGTCAAAGTAACCGGGTTGGTTTGCCCGACACCCGTGTCTATATacactgcaaaaaaatatcataaagagttaaattgcaataagattattgtttaataaacagtAATAGTATCAATAAAGAAAGAtagcaaataaaattcttattttcctttttcttttttacttactGTGATTTCCGTCATTGTTACCACATATCGTCGGCACCGGATTGCCACCGGAAACGATAAATTGATCATAAACGCAGACGTTATTCATGGTTTCTGGACCTCTGATATTGAATTGTACGAAGTCTaatctataataaaagaacaagTCATTGtaaacgatttaaaaaattgtgaaattctggctaaatatataaagaattgcttaataaactaatttttttactatccAAATTCACTTTAAGGAATAAAACCCTTCAACTTTCaaacattaattaacaaaaattgtcaTTACACATTGTCATTaagcttttaaatattaataataaataaataaatatatgtatatatatgtatgtgtgtgtatatatagtaCCGATACTGGCATACATCTGGATTCGATTTCATTAGTGTCACCTGACACGATTCCATTCCGTCGAAAGTGGACGGATAGTTGGGGTTGACAAAGTATGTGTTATTGTCAGCGGTCATCCCGCTACAGGACACCGTAACTATCGGAAAATggagtaaaaatataaattaagaaatttcatCGTTATCACGTCTAGAATCTAAacgttcaattaaatttctttatttacctATGCAACAAACCCCATAACCATTTGCGCAAACGCCGCTGGAGATGCCCCCACGTTGCGCGCATTCTGCCGCTGCAACGCACGTGCCATTCTCCCCGTTCAATCCACCGCAGATGCCGTTGTCGAACTTGACTACCGTGAACAGCGAGAAGACTACACATGTCCGTAATAATCACATaataagtgttttttttttctttacgttCCAATGAATACGCAGctcaacaaaaaataatcttttttccaaaattagaaaaatgagaataattatttagtttattagcAAATATCAAATGTGTACTTGATATTTGTGTACtataattgaatgttaaaataattaggtGCTCTAagtttatagttattattgctataatgttGATAACCAATATACAATTGTTACagtgacaaaaaatttacaattggcaccaaaaataattatcaattatagtcatattgacaacatattcttagaaattgaaaattttaattatatatttattatcaagcGAAGTAAAGCTTTTTCAGCGTGTAGTATAGTAAGTGTAGTGCAATAAATGACGTTAAATAActcttttctataattttaatattacatttcttaatattttgacACAAAACAAAATCATATCAACCATAAAAAACTatgaaagttataaaaaataattttccttttctttaaactttctttttcttgagCTGTGATAATTACGCTACAAATAACGTCTCACTCACGTCTTTTTTCCCTAGCAATTTGAGTGTGATTATTGTTCGGAAATTTTGACGAGTCCCATTTGCGTTTCATTATCCCTGCTGGTCTCGAAAAGGCAGATCCGGTATCATTTATCTGCCACAATCGTCTTCTATCTGCGATTCTGTGTCTACCGCGGTTGTTCCAGGCGTTGACGTAAATGTGAAACATAATACAACACATTAAAAGCGCGATCAATATCTGCTGATCCTTGATCATTTTAGAATTCACAATTCGTTTCTACACGtcaaaaaatgttgttaaaaaattttgctattgCTATGTTGTCGCAAAAAAATCGTctctttattaaacttttgttaCATAGGTTTCTTCGAATGTCACGAATCTTGAAGACGGACCACGCATATATCACTTGAGGAGACGTCAACTAACTTGTACCGGTCCAAGGTGTCAAGTTTAATATACCCAGAAACACTGTTTATACGGTCTATATACCATGCAGTAAACTATAATGCTCGAGTTGAGCTAAGTGTGTATCTACAcataaaatttcagagaaaGTCGAGAAATTTAATCGACGCCCCGAATAACAGGCATTGTATTTGTCCCCTGAGTCGCGATAAGTACTTGACTTTCTCGCCACTTAAAATGCATTATAATTGCCGCCGTTAGATAAGAACGACTATCTTGTGTGAGACATTTGGAAAGTTTGCTCGCATAAATATAGTACATTACTATTTCATCATCATGTACACATATTTTGATTGCAGGATCAAGAATAATGGAGAAGAAGGAGAAACACGAGGAGC
This DNA window, taken from Monomorium pharaonis isolate MP-MQ-018 chromosome 6, ASM1337386v2, whole genome shotgun sequence, encodes the following:
- the LOC105836162 gene encoding band 7 protein AGAP004871 isoform X1, translating into MATMSNSNGSTMQINTRPDDIRKRIIGSDDSGSGDQATTCGNILVILSWIVVILTMPFSLFVCFKVVQEYERAVIFRLGRLLSGGAKGPGIFFILPCVDNYARVDLRTRTYDVPPQEVLTKDSVTVSVDAVVYYRVNNATISIANVENAHHSTRLLAQTTLRNTMGTRPLHEILSERETISGNMQAALDEATDTWGIKVERVEIKDVRLPVQLQRAMAAEAEAAREARAKVIAAEGEQKASRALREASEVIGDSPAALQLRYLQTLNTISAEKNSTIVFPLPIDMMTYFLKALPKE
- the LOC105836162 gene encoding band 7 protein AGAP004871 isoform X3, with product MPFSLFVCFKVVQEYERAVIFRLGRLLSGGAKGPGIFFILPCVDNYARVDLRTRTYDVPPQEVLTKDSVTVSVDAVVYYRVNNATISIANVENAHHSTRLLAQTTLRNTMGTRPLHEILSERETISGNMQAALDEATDTWGIKVERVEIKDVRLPVQLQRAMAAEAEAAREARAKVIAAEGEQKASRALREASEVIGDSPAALQLRYLQTLNTISAEKNSTIVFPLPIDMMTYFLKALPKE
- the LOC105836162 gene encoding band 7 protein AGAP004871 isoform X2, coding for MTQADDSGSGDQATTCGNILVILSWIVVILTMPFSLFVCFKVVQEYERAVIFRLGRLLSGGAKGPGIFFILPCVDNYARVDLRTRTYDVPPQEVLTKDSVTVSVDAVVYYRVNNATISIANVENAHHSTRLLAQTTLRNTMGTRPLHEILSERETISGNMQAALDEATDTWGIKVERVEIKDVRLPVQLQRAMAAEAEAAREARAKVIAAEGEQKASRALREASEVIGDSPAALQLRYLQTLNTISAEKNSTIVFPLPIDMMTYFLKALPKE
- the LOC105836164 gene encoding uncharacterized protein LOC105836164 — translated: MIKDQQILIALLMCCIMFHIYVNAWNNRGRHRIADRRRLWQINDTGSAFSRPAGIMKRKWDSSKFPNNNHTQIAREKRLFSLFTVVKFDNGICGGLNGENGTCVAAAECAQRGGISSGVCANGYGVCCIVTVSCSGMTADNNTYFVNPNYPSTFDGMESCQVTLMKSNPDVCQYRLDFVQFNIRGPETMNNVCVYDQFIVSGGNPVPTICGNNDGNHMYIDTGVGQTNPVTLTFVTSGNSYSRSWKVRISQIPCSTIYRAEEGCLQYFTGVSGQIKSFNYDPTTGLQLSNQDYSICIRMERNFCGIQYMACLDDAQGMMPTLGITTGQVMRSNAFTLTGNTQATQIVSMTGTACMTDWLSIPCATNLGRLPSVSLTCIDRLCGGTFNSETQNLNGSSVISTVKPFRLIFHTDSTEGPGDVGNRGFCLNYVQQPCTTKLK